Part of the Anoplolepis gracilipes chromosome 13, ASM4749672v1, whole genome shotgun sequence genome, CAGACGACGAGAATATGTAACTCGTCAAGGTACTTTACCCTCGTCTCTCGACAGGACTTATTGCCTCGAATCCTGAACGGCAGCCTAATATCCTCGAACGTGCGAGAGCGATGGCGAGAGATTCTCCTGTGCCTGTGCCTGTGCCTGTGCCTGTGCCTGTCCTGTGCCCGTGCCCGCGTTctattgtttacattttacatcATAAATATCTCGTTTGCGAACGAGAATCGCGCGTGCAAACTTTTGTGTCGCGCGTACcgcgcgagcgcgagcgcgagcACCCGAAATCTTGTCTTTACAAATAAAACACGCCCATGAACCAAACGAATTCTCGCGGCGCCGCGTATCAACTTTTTTGTCGACCCTGCACAACGAGAAATCACTGAAACTACTGAAATCACGATGAATGAACCGAACGTCGCGAGCCACTACGCATCCATCATCGTTGGCATTAGCCTTACCAAATGCGCGCACTTTATATCACCCTCCTTTACGTCGCACCGCACTTGTAACGTTCGCAATCTCCATCAATAGCGTATCGCGTATCGCGTATCGCGACTTGCGACTCGCGACCCGCGACCTGCGACCCGTGCCCGCGACTAACCAGCACCAGCACTAATCGTGACAGACAATCGCAGACAATCACAGCAACAGCACAAACGGCACCGACCACAGACCACAGACGTCCGTCTGCAACGGCTGACCGCGATCGCTAATCGCGTTGTGAGTTGTGAGCTGTGAGCTGTGAGCTCGAGCTCCTTTTAAAAATGGCGAGAGCGCCAAGGACACGGCATGTATCATATAAAGCTTGAGGACAAAGAGGGGTATCAAGCATCATTAACACTCTAGAGCCGAATCTACAATTCATGTAGTAAGCCTCATTTAGCTGTAAAAAATTGACCAATCACAGTGGAGTATGAGAAGAATAATCAAATGTGTTTGGTTAATGTTTTAGGGTCATTCTACATTAGTCTCATCACAGCGTCGCAAACGTCCGTAAGGGCCGTGCTGTCCAATCAGCACCAAGCTAGCTTGACACTGATTGGATCGCATGATTTGCGACGTTTCAGACTTACCTATACTACACCTATCGTAGATCTGACCTAGAGTCATTTGTACGTATTAACATCCGAGAGATCTCGGTGCGAGAAATATATAGCCAATAAAATTGCCGATGAATTTTCGATGAAAGCTGCAAGAGCTGATTAGctacattatttttcgaaactATTCGGACCTCGGATCTTGAACAAAATTCTCGGTTCGGGGCTCTTGgaccggtattcatagtccgaacttatatttaagattgtcTTAAGATCCCGTTTAACCAATGAAGTAGCCGCATAGCATCATTTTATTGGTTGAATGAGATCTTAAGACgaccttaaatataagatcggactatgaatGCCGGCCTTATCCTCGAAACTTGAAACCTtaggccgggtctacaatagccgtagtaagccttaagtcgtaagaaatgaaccaatcatattcattattcttctttaaagtcaattgtaattggttaatttcttacggcttaaggcttactacatctattgtagacccggcctaATAATCGCAGCGCTATGCCGCATGCCGCATGCCGCATGCCGCATGTCGCTTGCCGCTTGCCGTTATGCGCGATTGATGTTTTTAGAATGGTGCTGTTAACGAGAATGGCGAGGGCGAGTTTGTCTTTCTGGTCTACGAGAATGACTAAGCATATTTATTGGGAAAACGCAAAAGACAGAGGAATTCGGGCGTTTTCAAGGCTGTTTTATTTTCGGGCGTGATAAACTACCGAATCAGAATAAATGACCATGGATGGaaaaagatcaataaaaatggTACGTTAGTAATAATGCTGAGCATCGCGTATAGGTAACATGTCTTATTTTCTGAAGATAAATTTTCGATcgcatattttttgtatattttgtatacacaCAAGTAACAATTTCAAATGTACAAGCGTATGTGAAAATAATCgcttaatttcaaatttcgaGGCCctaatatttcacaaatttcaGTATTGCTAAGAGCTGACAAGTTGACCACATATGTACAGTTACATTTGACTCGTGTACCTTgacttatacataattttatcgagTCTGCGAATAATAGAGAGATGAACGAATAGTCGATTTCCTTGTAGCATTTTGAATGAAAATACTTGACATTTTATCAagtaatagttatatattttttattatattcttattattcttaGGATCCATTGTCGCCTGGTCCATGTCTGGACATTAGTGACGATGAACTTGTTACGATATCGGTACGAGATTTAAATagacaattaaaattacgtgGACTGTCTAGAGAAGAAATTGTGCGTATGAAACAGCGAAGACGTACGCTAAAGAATAGAGGATATGCAGCTAGCTGTCGTATAAAACGAATCGAACAGAAAGATGAATTGGAATCTGAAAAGACTCAAGAATATCGAGATATGGAAGCTATGCAAGAGGATAATAATCGTATGAGGGAGGAGGTAGAATCTTGGCATTCAAAGTACCAAGCGCTCAAAAAGTTTGcccaagaaaaaaaaattattattccacCAGACTTGGAAactatgtaaaattttgtcgATTATAACtccattattaaaattaaacctAATAATGGAATTTGTTTTGCAATATTGAACATTTGTGCTAATCtgtattagattttaaaaatagatttttatttataggagAGAAGGTTTTAACTCGCCCACAATTTTCAAACTCATTCCATCATATAAAAGTAATGTAACTTGGAAGCGAGTATGtctcggtttttttttttttttttttttttttttttttttttttaatatatacaatacacgcgcgcgcacgcttgctcacatatatattcatatataaatgcacatataaataaaagaaacaagaaaaaaaacaaagagttgagataaaagatgaaagatgtaattttattaaatctcatGTTTCATTTTCagtgtataataaaagtattaatctGCTAATTACATGAACATTGATTGAATTTCCTAACAATCTGTATTTTTGTCTATCTGTAATAtgttttggaaaattaaaatctccTGGAAAACACATTAATCTACATACTTCTTTGGGTGAGAAAAATCTAAGTTTCAAATCTGATAAGAGTTGCACCCGTTTGTCTGAATTATTCTCTCGATTACTAGCTTcgttatactttaatttaatcatttcatCTGAAAATGGACAATATACAGAGCCTGTACCTTCCGCATAATGACCATATCCTTTGGTGAAGCAACAAGAACCATTGTTTTCAGATGTTCGTATATCTAATACCCATGCTctcttttgtaataattttgaggGCAGTAAATATTTGGATTCTTCaatgttttctaaaatattttctagcgTGTAGCACATTCCGCCAGATTTGGTATTAACTTTGCCATTTTTCTGCGCTAACGTAGAGTGTTTACTTTTTGgcaataactttaataattcggATGGTAAACTATTTTTTAGCAAGGGTTGTTTAaaacaaaagtttaaattctttcttttcgccaataaataatatctattccTACTGTTTGGTATACCAAATTGACACGGGCTTACGATTAATTCTCTATAGACGTATCCACAATTTTCCATACAATTTACAACATTGTTTCTCATTTGGGATACTCCAAAATCTTTAACATTCTCaagcaaaatatatcttaaactttttaattctgGTATCAAGTCTAAAATGTGTAACAAAGAACGAGCTCTGTTATCAAGAGCATCCTTTTTTAATCCTAATGTAGTAAAAGGTTGACACGGAGGACTCATAAATATAGCATCTAAATCCAGTTTGTTCAGTTCCTGTACTTTAAGAGACTCAATATTTCTATTCATAAGAATAGTTTCTGGAAAATTGTGACGATAGACAGCATTTGCAACAGGATTTATATCAATTGCCGTGACAACTTTTGCCGCAACTCCACTTTCTGTAATAATatgcacatatgtatgtataataagaaCGAGTTAAATTAATGTCATAATATAACCTTGcgctaattttttaagttctcaaattttacaatatatatttgtaatatctatatacataccACGGAGTGCATAATGCATCCCTCCAATGCCGCTATAGAGCTCCAGTACTTTCATTGTCAATTGTCAAACAATTTActccaaattatttattatactatgtACTATATAAACCGTATAAACTAAACactaaacgaaaaaaaaaaaacaaaatgacattttattcGTGTATAAGTGTATAATGAGCGTTTTCCATTTAGCGACATAAGTCAGCGCAAGGAtcattttacctttttttcaTCCAGTACAATTAAAATGACACTTGTCGCTTGTGTCAACTTAGGACTtaggccgggtctacaatagatgtaATAAGTCTTAAGccgtaagaaattaatcaattacaattgactttagagaagaataatgaatatgattggttcattttttacgacttaaggcttactacagtTATTGTAGAGAACCCGGccttattcttctctaaagtcaattgtaattggttcatttcttacagcttaaggcttactacagcTATTGTAGTCCCGGCCTAAGGGAATAGGGAATAGGGAGCTTTTCACCAACGAAAGATGACGCTGAATTTACCCTGCGTCTAAAGTCTAAAAAGTGAAGTAGTCTAGCTAGAAGCTAGaatatgtacgtacatacatacatatatatatcaatataaccTAAAAAACAAGCTGTCATCTGCCATTGGATGTCGGACATCGGACGCAGTGTGAGTGTGAAGTGTGAATCCGCTATAAGGAAGGGctagtgtgtatgtgtgtgtgtgtgtgtgtgtgtgtgtgtgtgtgtgtgtgtgtgtgtgtgtgtgtgtgtgtgtgttggtgtgtgtgtgttggtgtgtgtgtatgcgtatgTGGAGGCGGAGGCTATCGCGCACCTTAAAATGTACAAGGTGGTTTGAAATagatagagatatatatatatatatatatatgaacctAACTTAACTTAACCTAATTCTAACCTAGTTTAATCTAACCTAATcgaatttctattttctatctCGAATCCCGaatgtattaataagaaaGTTGGATTTCAAACTGGATTCCATATTTTCTGCCTCCAGCTCCAGGCTCCAGGCTCCAGGCTTCAGGCTCCAGGCTCCAGGCTCCAGTAAATGTCACAAGTTGAatagtttgattaaaaaagtaaagcgACAACCACTATATACAAGGACAATGTACTACATATTGACACAAGGCCAATGAATACGAGCTACTATgacaactttatataatacgaATCACAATTCACAATAAGAGACTGCTTGTGTATGAAGAATTAAAATCCTAACTCTGTGtgaatgtacaatataatgcaATGTAATGTGTGTCTTATAAATCTCGACATACAATTATTCATATACTGGCAAATCGTATAGGTATACAAGCATGTAATGAGATGAAAGGACGTACTCTGGTGATCATTGCGTGAGATAT contains:
- the Maf-s gene encoding transcription factor MafK, producing MTMDGKRSIKMDPLSPGPCLDISDDELVTISVRDLNRQLKLRGLSREEIVRMKQRRRTLKNRGYAASCRIKRIEQKDELESEKTQEYRDMEAMQEDNNRMREEVESWHSKYQALKKFAQEKKIIIPPDLETM
- the Mt2 gene encoding tRNA (cytosine(38)-C(5))-methyltransferase; this translates as MKVLELYSGIGGMHYALRESGVAAKVVTAIDINPVANAVYRHNFPETILMNRNIESLKVQELNKLDLDAIFMSPPCQPFTTLGLKKDALDNRARSLLHILDLIPELKSLRYILLENVKDFGVSQMRNNVVNCMENCGYVYRELIVSPCQFGIPNSRNRYYLLAKRKNLNFCFKQPLLKNSLPSELLKLLPKSKHSTLAQKNGKVNTKSGGMCYTLENILENIEESKYLLPSKLLQKRAWVLDIRTSENNGSCCFTKGYGHYAEGTGSVYCPFSDEMIKLKYNEASNRENNSDKRVQLLSDLKLRFFSPKEVCRLMCFPGDFNFPKHITDRQKYRLLGNSINVHVISRLILLLYTENET